The genome window tcaaaagttgacctaaaaaagtgaaactcttctatttatacagagctaaaattttcggacaaaaataccttTTCGGAAGTTTTGCAGTCGCACAATTCCATATGCGGTCCACCTTTTTATCAGCTTGACAGGAGTGGAAAtccgcggccgcataattctgatctgcggccgcactgctttctttctacggtccgcacaattttgagtgtggtcgCACCTTGctcttatgcggtccgcacaaatgtgagtgcggccgcatggCTCTTtttttgtggccgcacaataattgtgcggtccacactttgagatgcaggttctctgaacttttgctctaacccagcttctgcggccgtacaatttaTGTGTGGACCACACTTTGCACATTTCTCTGATGGGAACTTCTTCACAACCTGCGgtcgcagatgatattctgcggtccgcacttctgagcttttgtgtctgtttttgtccttgagttcaaatTACtcattcttgagttggatttcatcttgggagctcatcttccaatattcctgcaattaagcatattttatcaattttcgggaacacaattaagcgcttttggactaaaacaaaagttaaaaagtgctaataagtagtcaaaatcctcacttatcagAGGCCATCAGATTCTCTACCAATTCCCATCACCTTGCCACTGTAAAGACCCTGAAGAAGACAGAAATCAGGAAAGAATTTTACAGTACAAACAAGGTCCTTGGTCAGCTTGGCTACTGAAAGCAGATTAAACTTAAAATCTGGTACATGTAAGACATATCTGATCCTCTGACCTCCTAGAATTATTGCATTTCCTATATCAGTTATTTGTGACTTGTTACCATTTGGCACCTGCACTTTTCTACCTTACTGATTCCCTAATTTCCTAAGGTCAATTAGTTCTGCTTTACAGGAAGTAATATGATGAGATGCCCCTGAATCTATAATCCATTCAGTACCATAAGTTTTGGATAGCAGGGAAACAATACCTGCCATATTGGCTTTGCAGTCACCAGACGATGCTGATTTGTTTAACAAATTCACCAGCTGCTTATACTCCTCTTCTGTAAAGAAATGGCCTTATGACTGACCTTCAACAGAGTTAGTTCCCTCAATTGTTGTGTTGTTCACATAGGTTTTTAAACCAGTACCCTGCATTATCTTCTTTTTACTTTTGAAATCAGGTGGATACCCCACAATTTTGTAACCGTTTTCCTTTTAATGTCCCTTATACCCACAATGTTCACAAATCAAAACAGGTTTCTTTCCTTTTATCATTTGTCCTCTTCCAGCTAACATGGTTAATGGTTCCTTGTTCAAGTCTATTACACCAAGAGCTCGTTGACTCTCTTCTTGTATTACTAGGGCATATGCTTGGTTTACTGTTAGTACAGGAGTTTTCAATAGAATTTGACTACGAACATGAGCATAAGTCTCATTTAATCCAACTAGAAACTGCACTAGATGTTGCTGATAGAATATTTCAAAAAATGGTTATGATTCTTTGCAATTACAACCACGACCTGGTATCAAGGTGTCCTGTTCATCCCAAAGATCCTTCATTTTAGTGAAATAAGTAGTAACAAAATCTGTACCTTGAGTTAGGATTCCAATCTGAGTCCAAAGATGATAGAATCTGGTTAAATTTGATTTGCCAAACCTTTCCTTGAACTCAACCCATACCTTTGAAGCATCTGATGCATAGACTATGCTCGGAAGCAATTCCTGCAAAATACTCCTTCCAATCCACGAAATTACCACAACATTACATTGCTCCCATATATCTGCTAATTCACCTTTGTACAAGCTGTTCACACACGTTCCTTTTACGAAACCTAACTTATTTTTTCCCAATAAAGCCAAACGCATCGACCTACTCTACAATCCGTAATTTTCTGGACCTGTGAGCTTGATATCTATCAAAGTTGCTCCAGGTATATCAGACGGCTAAAGGTAGAGAGGATGACGATAGTCGATTTGAGGTGTCGAGGTATCTCCCATGGCGTATATTCCTAGAACTTATAACTGTGAATCACCTAAGTGAAGAAGGAGCATTATCAATTTAGTATCAACTCCCCTAAtcgctgctctgataccatgtcacAATGAGAAACCTCCATTGGAAGTCATCGTACATTCTAGAAGATAGCAGAAAGAAGAGAAAGAGTGAAGGAAGAAGAGATGATGGGAAATGAAATTCTGTATATTCATTCAGTGATATAACAGTACATATATACACTCAACTCACATGTGCATTTAACCAATTATCCTAACTGGACACGTgacttttaataatatttaataattatttataatttctaTATAGAATGTATACTTTTAAGgttatttgcacataattcaaataattcaaatcatAATTTTATGCTATTTATGTCCGCGCATCGTGTGGGTACTAATACTAGCATATAATAAGGGAAAGTTATAATCTTCTGGCAAATTTCCCCCAATCTGATAATGACTAGAGATAAACCTTTACCAAAACTACTATCGGATGACATATTTGAACTATTTGACCTAATGTAGGAACAAATTTGTTTCACAAAAaagtaaaaagtaaaaaataccACCATCACCAAATTGTTGTCATGGCAGGTGGTACCTCTTTCTCCCTtcccaatttttttattttttcagaaaattCCCAAGGAAATCCGCAATCACTACACTTCGAGTGTGCACTGCATAACCTGCTTACTTACAATAAGTCACAAACTATACTGAAAATGTAAATCGCACTAAGCAAACCCGATACAACAAACTTTGACTGAGAAGGATATTGACAACGAGAATCGATCCCAAGTATCTCATATGGAAAACCAGTCACCTAAACAACTCTACTAACACTTGGAGGCTTCCCTTCCCAAAATATTTATGGGTTTTGCTAACTTACTACATAATTATAGTAGGTTAGCAATATACACATATTTGATTTGCCTTAAATACCCTGATTAGCACACTAACAGCAGATTAATAAGAGGGGCTTTAGTGTCTTTTTGTCAAAATTATCACATGGTTGTCCTGTTCCTCTTTCTCTTTTCTACCATGTCCCCCTCGTCAATGGTGACTACCCACAGACAACAAAGAGGaattgaaaaattaattaaagataAATAATACTTTTTCATTTTAGAACCATTTGGCTTACGGAAATATCTTTTTAGTGTTCTTTCCTGCTCTTTTCCTAAGTTCATTTACTATGTGCGCAGATCTGAAATTAGAAGATGCAACACTAGTTTTATTGCCGACCTCCGTGAAATTATTGTTGGAGGAATTGTTATTGGGTTTTGAGGTATTCAAATCAGATTTCAAAGCTAATACTGGGTGGTTTCGAACAATATTTTTGACATTTTGAAGAAGCAGAGGAGGAGCAAAGCTTGTGGAGTGGAACTGTCGAACTGATATGAGATTGAAATTGGAGACGGGTCTCTTCCTTGTTCAATGATTTAGAAGAGCTGTTTGGTTTATTTCTTTGAGTAGCCACAAGCCCACAACAATGTTTTCTCTTTTTTGCTTTCTCCATGAACGATGGCTAGATGTAAAAAGAACAAGAGGGGAGAAGAGATCTAGGTTTAAGATTTGATGTAAAAGGCAAAAAAGCCCTTATTCTTATGCTTATTTAAATGTATTGTCAGGGGCATTTAAAATGTGCCTTACTACAACTAGGGGTgatcatggttcggtttgggtcggTTTTTCCCTATAAAAAAACCAAATcaagtaagtcggttttttaaatatttgaaccaaaccaaaccaattaagtcggctTTTTATCGATAaggtttttgtcggtttttcgattttttcggttttttcggttatttatcgattttttcttaaatatgagacatacactaccaaacacatattccgtcgactacattttcaacgtaacattataaaactaattgctctttgagaaatctatcatttaccaaaatatattaatgataattgactcaaatagtgatgaataatttaagtactcaattaaaaatcgattatttttaacatgaaataaattcttgtacttagcaaaagaaaactatcaatcaaactagaagacaAAGAATTATATTATTATAATTGCAAAGAACTAGACCAAAAATACAAATGACGTACCATAAAATTTcagaaactttatatatatatatatatatatatatatatatatatatatatatatatatatatatatatataaataataaatttatatagctacttttatagtcggtttgatttgattttttcgattatttttttattaaaaccaaaaacacgatttttaaaatttaaaaccaaaaccaaaccaaacctaaaaagtatcgatttTTTTAGTCGTTCGGTTTtaggtttggttcgatttttttttatgaaaacCCCTAACTACAACCATGTAGGTTAGCAAAACTCAATATTTATTAGGTGAAAAAAGGTCACTTATGGGCTGTATACACTCTTAAGATTTGTCCTTTATAAACTCCGTTTATTTATTAAAGTAAAAAGGCATAGCGCATTGGTGTTATAAGTAATAATCAAACATTGAATCGACTCGTTATTCCAATTTGGTTAACTGGCATAAGATTATGTTCTCTTCACTTATAGATCAATGCTACAACGTCGAACAAGACACAAACATAACAAATTAAGGGGAGCGGTAGTGATTTTAGAGAAAACATATTTTTTCTATTCATTTTATATTAAGTAGATAAATTCACTAAAATCTGACAGTACTGGGACCCCAACAGCTCAAACCCATGACTTTGTTCAATGACTCTTCAGTTTTCCTAAACTTCTCGCCGGAGATGGCCGCCGCAGAGGCCGCCGGAGCTGTCGAGAATCTGCGAGCCGATGTATTTGAAGCAGGTAAATTAGTCTTAGCATAGTGGTGCAGTGACCTTAAAGCGTAGTTCCATCTTGCAAAACCTTGATCTTTTAATGCCTCTACTGCTCCAATACTTGCTGCTACAATCCATGCCGATCCCTTTGCTGCTGCACTCATCTTCTTCTTAATTTCAAATATTGCTCAGGAGGAAAATTATGTAACTCTTTTAATTTGGTTGGTGGATTTGAGGATTCAAGATCTTGGGTTGTGAATATGTAGAGGAGAGGTAAAGAAAATGAAGGTATAAAACTAGAGGCGGATTTGCCTATAGTTTAGGAAACACCCACTGTTTTGGATTCACTTGCTTAAAGTAATTAATACAAAGTACTCGTTAAAAAAGGGACGGCAGCTATGCTGGCAGAATTCTTTTGCTTTGGAAAAATAATAGGATTACTGTATATTCgctattaaaatttaaaatatatttttttattattttattgtctATTTATATATCTttgtatttatatataaaaaatatataaattttataaaaaaatttagctattaaatataaataattttaatcCATACTAAAAGTGATTTTTGGCCAAGTAAGTTTGCTGGTTAGGTTGGCCCACGGATTTTGGACTATATAAAATATGGGTTATTAGGTAGATATCTCCGTTGTATGTGTACGACCGTAACGGAAAACCGTGGAAGA of Nicotiana tomentosiformis chromosome 7, ASM39032v3, whole genome shotgun sequence contains these proteins:
- the LOC138895547 gene encoding uncharacterized protein translates to MRLALLGKNKLGFVKGTCVNSLYKGELADIWEQCNVVVISWIGRSILQELLPSIVYASDASKQHLVQFLVGLNETYAHVRSQILLKTPVLTVNQAYALVIQEESQRALGVIDLNKEPLTMLAGRGQMIKGKKPVLICEHCGYKGH